A section of the Deltaproteobacteria bacterium genome encodes:
- a CDS encoding tetratricopeptide repeat protein — translation MSWIGRHNLQFWAFAAGALLLSLNARLRPGSGHPAEAWYRTAVSVDPGYAVGWYDLGALAEQSNRLAEARDDFKRAADLEPHDPAPLREWAELSRQLGDTDGAIAALQRLTAEHPRDAESHHRLGVALHAGGRDSEAIVELERTQALEPDATDVLLQLGALYGSAQKYELAAQTLERAVSQDPGSAPAWFDLGIARKNLGKRASAIDALTRAIAAQPDYLRAYSPLIELELQDGQRDRARAHAQRLLELDPDNATASALLSQTGP, via the coding sequence GTGAGCTGGATCGGCCGCCACAACCTCCAGTTCTGGGCCTTCGCCGCCGGGGCGTTGCTGCTCTCGTTGAACGCGCGACTTCGGCCAGGCTCTGGGCATCCGGCAGAGGCCTGGTACCGCACCGCGGTGAGCGTCGACCCGGGCTACGCCGTGGGCTGGTACGACCTGGGCGCGCTCGCGGAGCAGTCGAACCGCCTGGCCGAAGCCCGCGACGACTTCAAGCGCGCAGCGGATCTCGAGCCGCACGATCCCGCGCCGCTGCGCGAGTGGGCCGAGCTCTCCCGCCAGCTCGGCGACACCGACGGCGCCATCGCCGCGCTTCAGCGGCTCACCGCAGAGCACCCCCGCGACGCCGAGAGCCACCACCGCTTGGGCGTTGCGCTCCACGCTGGAGGCCGCGATTCGGAGGCCATCGTCGAGCTGGAGCGCACGCAGGCGCTCGAGCCGGACGCGACCGACGTCCTGCTCCAACTGGGCGCGCTGTATGGCAGCGCGCAGAAGTACGAGCTCGCGGCGCAGACGCTGGAGCGCGCGGTGTCGCAAGATCCGGGCAGCGCGCCCGCGTGGTTCGACCTGGGCATCGCGCGAAAGAACCTGGGCAAGCGCGCGTCCGCAATCGACGCGTTGACGCGCGCCATCGCCGCGCAGCCCGATTACCTTCGCGCGTATTCGCCGCTCATCGAGCTCGAGCTTCAGGACGGCCAGCGCGATCGCGCACGTGCCCACGCCCAGCGGCTGCTCGAGCTCGACCCTGACAACGCGACCGCGTCGGCGCTCTTGTCTCAGACCGGCCCCTGA